The DNA window TCGACGCCCCCCACCGGGCAGAACGCCCGGCAAAGGTCACGCGGCCTTTGCAGGAATGAGCGGACCGCGACTTCCAAACCCAACTGATTGTAACGTACTCAAGTGTCTGAATGAATTTTGATTGCGCCAGAGTCGGCGCCACCCCATCAAACGCCGCGCCCGGGCCCGGAGTAAATAATGTATTATGTTTTCCACTCAAGtgggcaataaaaaaaaaaacacacaaaaacaaagtcattAATTGCCCACATACAGTAACCAAACGCCATCAAGAGCCGGTGCTCTCATTAACCTGGCACCTAATTATCTGCCTCCAGTCAGGCTCCTGACAAGCCCCACCGCCTGAACCCTTGCTTTGGTTGTGTTGTGTCAGCAGCCAGCAACCGCAGCGGCGGGCATCACATACAGGAGGAGACAAAAGCTCCGCGCGCCCGAGGTTCCCTCCACCATGTTGGTCCTGCTAATGTCTTCCCTTCCAATTAAATCTGCAACTGTTAATTATTGTAATTACGAGGGTGAGCCGCCTTCCAATCCCTCCTTCGCAGAGGCCGCGAGAGCGGTTGTGGTGCTTCAGTGGCCCCCCCGAGTCCGCTCCGCTGGTGTCTTGGCAGCCACCCGGTTGTCGGGTGAGACCAACACGTGACAGTGGTGACGTGGGGGAAGATTGTGCGGTTCATCTTGGATAACTGGGCGAGTCAGTCACGGCTGATGAGCACGATTCCATTTGAAATCATTAAACACTGTGCAAAGTCCGTGCTGGGGCTAATTAGCTTCAGCTCCCTTCATTTCCTTCCCGCTACCTTGTTTGCAGGTGATTCCACGCTATATCAAATCCAGCAACGCGGGGTATCACACACGTGCACTACGTGCGGTACGCAACGTGCAGCTTGCCTTGTTCCATCTGAAAAATGCTCCACTTTTCTCAGAAAAGCTTTATTTGTACTGTTTACTCCTATGAGCAGACATTCGTTTGTAGTTTGGGATAATATGGGTTTATACATGTAAGAAAAGGATCGTCGACAAAAAATCAATCATTTTAAGGCGTCTTTTTCAACCACAAACATTGTTTTATAATTGTGTTAATttatgcagtgtgtgtgtgtatatatttggatgtatttttttttttattatttatttttgggtatttgggggggcttttttgtttgtttcttgtgCATTGGATTTTACAATTCGGCTGAATGTTGTCTCTTTCTGCTTATATTGTCTGTAGGTACAGAGTAGTAAGaatgggggggggtgctggcgTCCCTGCCAAAATTGAAACCAAAACCTTCCCTCTTTGTGGATCATGTGTGCACTGAAAGGACGCCGTTGATGGGATGAGACCAAATCACTCGCAGTTGCTCCGCTCCTTTCCCGTGGTAAAATAAGACTCTGCTCTCGTCGCGTTCTTTGAGAGACACTTGATCCGAAGTGATGTGTTGACTCTAAGGCGAGCTGAAAAAGAGTGGATGGCAGGCCGGCTGCCTGTTAAGTCTCTGCGTGTCTCAACATCCTCTTTGGCCTGCTTCTGTCACAAGATGTTGTTTGGCCCAGACCTGATTGCGCTGCACTCTGCAACCCAAGTGGCAACGGCAGCTCAGGGTGCTTGCACAcaaacaacacccccccccacacacacacgcaggtgcAGCCCGGAATACCGGAGGTCCGCAGCGGGCTTTATCAGTCCTCGGAAAAATCCGTACGTCAAGCGCGGGTTTATTCCAGTGTCATAACGCTGGTTTGCCTCATAGCAGAGTCCTTACATGCAAGAGGAGCTAGCAAAGGATTGTGGCTTCGCAGTTGGGGACTGAATTTGCTTCCATAGAGCAGTGAAGGAACACTGAAGGAAAGagcagctccttctgctccagGCAATGCAGCCTTTTCGTGGATCCACCTAAATCTAAATGATGGACTGTCAACTCTCGTGCAGAAATGCCACTGCAAAGAATAATCTCTCTGGCAGTGGATCATGCTTGGCTGTATGCTACCGATGCCATTTCCTTGTTTATGCGGGCTCGTAGTCTTCACTCGCATGCATGCAGACACGAGCACATGCACGCTCGACAACAGAGCACCCACACAAAAGGCTTCCAGCCTAAATCCTTTCATCGGGAGCGTACAGTGAAATATATGGGATTAATAACCCGAATAGCATTATTTTCTTCACCTCTAGCCTTTAAAATAACGCATGCTTGGCTTGTTCTGTGGATGTAGGGTTTGCCTGCGTATTTCCATGGTTATCAGCGTGTACAAGACCTGCTGGGTGACCTGGTTTCATGCAATCTCCATCTTCTAATTAGAAGGATGCGGAAAGGCTGGAACGAGAGGAGGAGTGATTAGTTGCCTTTGGGTATTTCATAAGTGGCTTTCAGTGCCACATTTGCATTATTTGCTTGGGGTCTGAATAACAAATCAGTCTACCTTTGCAACAAATTGAGGCTAGCAGCTAGATCATCAATACATGAAACATAAAATggaagtgggggaaaaaaaaaaggaaataagcaAAGCATGCTAACACAATATAGGGGATAAAATGAAGTATTGAAACACAGTAAACAATAACTGTCTCCCATGATTCCAACCCTAAGTGGGCTTCCAAAGCACAGTTTGAAATCTCTGGctgaatacattttttaaatcttttgctGAATAAATCATTTGTATACTCACACATAGACGCAACGCAATTATGCAGATTTGCTCCGCTACAGTCGAATTAGGAGGGACTCGTTCATGTTTGCACCTAGAAGCTTCGGTTTTATGGAAAAGGATCGGGATCATACGTCATGTACATCAAACAGAATTccgattttttttccctcctaatTTTAATTTCAGATGTTCAAAAACAAGTTCTTGCAACATTAAATATAAGTCTCTTATCCACTGCGTGACCAGATGGGTGTTAATGGAACCCCGTCCCGCATGAGGTCTGCGGGGTTGGTCAGTGTGCCCGTGTGGCGGAGGTCCTGTCCGCTCATTCGACcaccccccccgtccctccgccGCCAGGCTTTGGCCGTTTGCCCACGTCTTCGGAGGGGAACAAAGCCCTCTCCAGCCTGTCATGTTACGTGTCGCTTCCCACAAATGTCAGTGCCACCGTGGGACAGTGATTAATTTTGGTGCACTTggcaaaatgtcttcaagatGTTTGTTTGGGTTGTCTCTTCCCACCCCCTTGCCCACCCCTTGATCCCCCGCGTGTCTCGGAGTCGCGGGTCGACAGTGGCgagctcacccccccccaccccacccccgccgtCATGCAGTCTCAGCCTCCCCCTCTTTTCGGAGGCgggctcatcatcatcatggagaCACAAAGCGCTACCTGACCTGACAATGATCTTCTTTTCTGACCACAGCCActttttgacccccccccccaccccaccctcccTCGCTGTCTGTTGAGTGTATGCTGGTGGTGTATGATGGGAGAAGGCTTGACCCAGCATGAAGGAGCTGCAACACTTCACTGTCAGGGGGGGCTGATTAGCTTATCACTCAATCCGCTGAGAAGAAATACATCATTACGGTAGACAGGGATTCCCCAGTTCAGAGTCTGCTTTTAATCATCaaactctgccccccccccccccccccccccccccccccagtgcttCAGCCTTACCTCTGAAGCCGATCCCAGAGCTTTGGGTGTAGGAGTATAGATGAGGTGATTAGAGTTAGAGCGCTAACAACAGGATGTAATCATTTACATGTTCTGCAATTCCCCTTTATGGTCTAATTATTATTTGATGATTTTATTTGCCTACGTCCATGAGCAGCGTTGCCCCTGGCCTGGGCTGACGGGCTCTAAAAGTTACGTTGATGAACGTGAAACAGGCCAAAATAGGTGGTGATGCTAATTTAGCAGGAGGCTAAATGGCTACAGTATATGGTAtatcaaatataaaaatatgttAATGCTGTAAAATACAGGACTGGAGACTGACGTTGTGACTGGAAAATGTGCGTTGGCTTCTCCAAAGTGTGGCATCAGGTATGGTAATTACACTGTCATTAACATTGGGAATAGTTAATGTCTATTAATGTGTTAATGGCCTGTTAATTACTGTACATGCTAGAGCACACCCGCAGGCATTctcttagattttttttttttgtgccgTGTGGATTTAGGCCAAGCTTAAAAGAGCAGCGATGAAAGAGGATCCTTATGTTTCATTTGTCAGAACAAAGGATTTCCAATGGTAATTTGATCTCGCTCCCTGCCTCTGGAGCTGAAAGTCACTGATCTGGGCGCCGCGACAAAAGGAGGCGATATGAACTCCGAGGAGCTGTGGAGCGAGGCTGCAGTGCGCCAGCCTCTTTGTGAAATGGATCCTCTGAGGCCTCCGTATTCTCTGGGGGATCGCTTTGGCAGTGGGCTACAATAACATGGTGGATTAGAAGCTATAGATCCGGAGTTAAAGCTCACCTCGGATGAGCTTCGGTAACAGGCTAAGGCTCTCCGCCGTGGcttctttcctgcttttcttgTTTCACTGCAACATCTACCTCACGTGTATAAGAGAGACGACCTTTGCGGCTATCGGCAGGAAATAAATTCTGTTTCGATCAGTTAGCTTTGGTAGACCTCTGCGGATCAATGCAATTAGATGAACAGAGTGTCAATATGTGGCTGTGCACCGGAGGCACTGGTCAGCAAAGGGAACTGGGATTGTAGAGACATTCTACTCAGGTCAACGGGAATTACTCAACCAAATCAAATTCTAGAATGTTAACGCAAGAATGCTGCTGTCGCTGGTCGCTGAATGGAAGCGCGAAGATTGTCCACACGTCTCTGGACGTTCTTCAAGGACTATCAACGGCATCAATTCCTTTTAGTCCTCTTTATTGTGTCGCCATCAATCAAAGGATCTTAGCTGAGACGATTCAGGATTTCAAACTGCATCACAAGATGCTCGACAAAGACTGACGGACGGCAGATGCTAAACTGGCTGGAAAAACCCGCAGGTAAATGCAGGTTTTAGCCAAATTCACAGGGATACGTTGACTTGACCCCAAAACAAATGTTCCATTTGTAAAATTACAAAGCTCCTCTCAGTTTTCCGCAATTGCGATGTGTTTATATTCTATAACtgcaaaaaaaagcaacaacccAGTTTTGTCTTTAAGAGCTTTTCTCTTCTACTGTCTGACAGCAGCGTTAGCGCAGCAGTGAAGCCCCTTCCCTGTTCTGCAGGCCACATTAACCCAGCAGGGCTCTGGCTTTATGGCTCTCCTGCTCACACTTCAGTGATGAGAGTAAACAAGCAGAGGGCCAAAGGTCAGCAAAGCCCACAGAATAaagagggcaggaggggggaggcacGGGGAGAAAAGAGAGCAGGCCCGAGGCAGTGCTCAGATCACTGTCAGGGCTTCAAGCAGGCGATGATGTACGAGACAACAGCCCAGGACCGGAAATGATTATAAACAGAGAACAGGAGAGACTATATGAGAGAAAAGGGGCTGTATTGTCTTTATCTGTCAAATTTGTTGCTTCCTCGCGTCTGATAGCGCCACTGAAacctgtgcaaaaaaaaaaagagagctccCCCTGACTGATAGGGATGGAGTAATCGCAGCATCTGCTTTTATCGGCCTCACGCAGGAGAAATGAGGGACAATCATGTGGCCGAGTGCTCTTTCCTCCGCTCCTCCACCTGTGTTATTAAAGGACAAATGAGGCAGATGTTGCATGAAAGTTGGAATTTTACATCTGTTGTCTTCCCCTCCCTCACACATTGCTGTCTTGTAATTAATCGAACCAGCGTCGTCCTCGTTTGGATCTCCTCATTCTTATATTTACGCTGCTCCCACCAAGGTGACACGTCTCCCGTTTTCTCTTCTGCACTGAGAATAATCCCGCTTTGACTGTGGAGGTGGATTAGAGCTAAACTCGGCCGCCCAAACTTGTTTTAATACCCGTATCATCAGACAAAAACAGGATAAGGATTTGAGCTGCTAGCATGCGACTGTGGCTTTGCGGAGTTGCTACACAGATTTGTCAACCGCACAGCAAATTAAAGATATTATCTTGGCTGGAGCCTATTTTGTGGGAGTTGTGTGATGATTCTGAGCGCGGACGGGGAACCCTCCCAATAAATGCTACCCAGATAAAGCTGTTAATTAAATAGTTTGGTTTCTGTCAGCTATCCTTTCTTATTTAcgcttgtctttttttaaatttcattttacAGTTTACGGGCTTGAGCCGTCACGCCTCCCAACGCGTTATGAATGGCCGGCTGCAGCCGCTGTGGCACAAATGCACCCTGGTGGACTCCTGTAGGGCTGCACATATCTCGGGGCAGCCCAGTAATCATTTTTATCCCACTGATTTCCCAAATAGAAATGGGCACGTATGATAAAAGTGTCACGGCCACTCCACATGTCAGCGGGCTAACAGGATTACGTGTCACTTTCCCGTGTCTCGCTCTGTATTTCCTTTGCCGTTAACGGCCGCGTTATTGTGCGCAGGAACTTTAAGGTAATATATGGTAAGAGTGTAGTGGCAGTTTATGGCCTGTGATTATTCAGTTTGAATGAAACTGGTGATTTATGCCCATTTAGCTGAAAAGCCCTGTAAATTCCCCCAGTTGCATTTCCCCGTAGATACTGGGGGAGTGGAGTGGAAGTGACAACTGGGGTTCGTTGTGGAAAGGCGCGCTATGTCCCCAGACTTATATTTAATATACCTGACGTGGGAAACATGCCTACCTACTTACCACTAGCGAGTAAACAGAACAATAGAGATTGGAGCAGCGGTGGCCGACGCACCGACGAGATGGTTGATATTTGAACTAAGATGAATCGATGCAAAGCCTCAATGTCTATCAAGCATTATGATTATTCTCTTGGTAACTCAATTTCATGCTGTCACGATGCTTTCAGTTTGAAAAATAGCCTTCCAACAGGCTTTCCTGTAGTGATTATTCTCATTATTTATCAATCTGCCGATCCACGTAATGATTAATAAACCCTCAATTTCTTACATGACTTGACGGAAAATAGCGACAATATAAAAACAGCATGTTAAAACGTCCATAAACCAGCGATTCAGAAACCAGAACGCTTAAAAATGAACtggttctttccttttttagcCACCGTTTCCCCCCATGAGGTCACAAATACAGCAGCGttgatatatttatttttatcatcaTGTGAAAATGTCTAGCTCCAATGTGGCGACATAAATCCCACCCCATTATTTCGCTTTACACCACATAAAAACGTGCGTAGGGGAGGAACAAGTTGAGCCTGTCGGGACCAGGAGGTCCGGGCggagatgatgagggtgaggtTTACTGGAGCAGCAGCGTGTTGTCCACATGGATGGCTTGGCTCCGTGAAGCCTGATGGAGAAACGTCCAGCGTCTCAGTGTTTCCAACACAAATAGCCACATTCATCCAGTCCTCTCACACCATTACACCATAACCACCGCAAGCCAGTCCTTCTGGAAATAGAGGCAAATTTATCTCTGCGCGCGTGAGGCTGTAGAAATCTCCGACGACATCGGTGGGGTGCCTCCATCATGGTGCGTTTAGCGGgtttcctctctttgtttttgAACTTGCTGTTTGCTCCCTAGCATTGACTGTGCAGGGTCACTCAGTGGCAGGCCGCTAAAAGGGCCTTCTCTGATTGCACGCCTCCTGCCTGACACAATGGAGCCGCTAATCTTCTTATTTAGAATCCAGAGGCTGACCATATCTTAATGAAGCTGTAATGAGCTGTTAAAAATCCCTGAATTGTGGGATTATTGAATCGAAACAACTCTGGTAATCATAATGTTCAAGTAGCCACTCAGTATTTACTGCCCATCCAGGCGCGTCTTTCTCCACTCGTGAGCGTGGATCGCTCACAAGTGCTGCTCTGACCATTAGCTTCTTTTGTCTACCTCGCTGCAGCGCCCGCCGTCGCACTGCTGGGCTTTTAAGTCGCGCACGCACGCTGTTGATATTCGGATCCGCAGACTGACTAGTGGAAATaagtggtgtgtttgttttaaaagtcACCCGCAAGTAAAATAATGCAGCGGGTTTTGTTGGCTGCTGGGCAGATGCTTTCTGCAGGTAGACTTTTCTGTTTAGCATCCTTTCACAGAGTACAAGTGCCACTTCACCACTGAGCATTTGTCACTTTATGGATGTTGCTGTCATGTCAGCCGCTCTGTACACACAGTGTGCAGAGCCGTGTGTAAATAAAAGAGAGCAGCCAGAGACTTGGGCGACAGCGACACGGTTCGTAAAGGGGAGGCAGCCGGTTCATACCTGCGGATGCAAGAGACCGTGGAGATGCTTTGATCTGGTTCTGTTCTGCATCGTGACGTCTCGCTCTCGGAGACCACTTGCTGACCCTTTGTGctctttgttttgctgttgctgcaggtctCAGCATTCGTGGTGCCCAggaggaggatcctccagaccCCCAGCTCATGCGCCTGGACAACATGCTGCTGGCGGAGGGCGTGGCCGGGCCAGAGAAAGGCGGCggatctgcagctgctgcagctgcggcGGTGGCCTCGGGCGGGACCGCAGACAACTCCATCGAACATTCTGACTACAGAGCCAAACTCACCCAGATCAGACAGATCTACCACACAGAGCTGGAGAAATATGAGCAGGTAAATGGGCAGTCCACTAATACTTATactaacacacacgcacgcacacacacacacgcacacacagtctTTTGAGATTTGTACAAATTGAGACAGATCTGGGCTCCAATCTGGATCTCCTCTTTACACAGTTCATCCTAAACCAGGATCTGCGTGCTAATATTAGCATTGTAGTTATTAACTATGTCGTGGTGGAGCGACATCTGCTCTGAATGAACCAATGCTTTGAGCTTCTCATCAAACATGAGAGCATTATGGGTGAAAAAGAGTGGTGCTTCAGTAAAGCCAGGAAGGTAAATTAGACTAATTTACTGGGCACTCTATGAAAGAGGATGTGGCTACAAAGCACTCTGCATGGAGTAAATGCATCTTTCTTCAGAGCGTTTCCAGGTTTTAATTATCTAAATGTAAATACTTAACAAATTTTATTTAGCATAATGAGCCAAAGTGTGCTCCGTGCAAATGAGTGATTCTAATTCATCATGTATGAAGTAGTGGTTTAACATGAGGCTGTGTAAATTCAGTCTCCATTAAGACTTCAGCGCATTGTTAAATCTACATGTTCTAAAATGACTTCACCTGTTATGTCGAAGCAAAAATGTGTAATGGACTCATTTGCTttgctttgatttgatttcacaTGCCTGAAAGCTCTTCGTGGACGACCTAATCGCtgtgacaaataaagaaaatcattttctttccaAGCCTTCAAACCAGTTTACATATAGAGCAAGACTTTAAACACCGTGAGGGAATAATTGATATTAAAACAATGAATCCTATTTGAACGCTTTACTTGTGGGGAGTGGTTTAAGGTCCACCGCTGAGCTCTCTGCTCTTTCATTTAAACAGGCCTGCAATGAATTCACCACTCACGTGATGAACCTGCTGAGGGAACAGTCCCGCACGCGGCCCATCTCGCCCAAAGAAATCGAGCGCATGGTGGGGATCATCCACCGCAAGTTCAGCTCCATCCAgatgcagctgaagcagagcaCCTGCGAGGCCGTCATGATCCTGCGCTCCAGATTCCTTGACGCCAGGTGAGTGTAGGACGTGTAAGGGAGTCTCCGGGCTCTTTCCTTGGGTCCTCCAACAACACCGATCCACAGATTGATAACAGGAAGCAAAGCTATTAGACAGGAACAGAACTATTACATATCTGTGAATGGGAGAAATCAGGATTTCATCGACGAACTGGCAAACTTTTCTGGCTCAGGACGCAGCGTGAGCTTGTCAGAGATGCATGACTGTGATTGTGTCCCATAGATTATCCCCCCCCGCACCTGAGAGCAGTTAAGGCCAAATAAAATGGGGAGGGGAAGTAGTGCGTAATGGATGGAGGGGAGGTCACCAGCAGGTGCTGTGATTACTCTAATCACGGACCGCGCGGAGCTGCGCCGGGCACTGCGGCGAGTCTGTCCCGAGCAGCCGCGTGGAAGCGAATTTTCTGCCCACTGCCGCTCCAAGGCCGCGGTAAACAAGGCAAGCAAATGCTCAACATAAGTAGTGGCCTTGGGAGGCACGGGGCGGGTGGGGGGTCCAGAGCTAGTTAGAGTTTGCTTGTTTCTCCCGGGGGTCCCCGGGGCGGCGGCACGTCAGGAGCGATGCTCAACTGTGCATGCCGTGATTTCTATAATGCTCTGAGATTCCCTCCAACTGGGCTTTGCGCTTCGTCACAAAGCCTACCATCCACCACGCTAAACACCACACATTACATGCTTGGACTGGAGATTGGAGACTAACAGACCACATTTAGcattgtgtgtgcatgcgtgtgtgtgtgtgtgtgtgtgtatgtgggctTGTTAGCGTACTAGATAGAGTCTGGTCTTGTGTGCGCTGACAGGATTCACGGCCGTACACAGAATCCTGCACCCAAAGCCTCTCGGAGCCTATCCCTCATTATTTGAACCCTTTATGTGTGAGATTGATTGTGCGATTCGCGCTCTCCAAATGGACGCGCTAATGCCGGTCTGCCATTAATAGGCCTGCTCTgtctttctcctgtttttcctcctcaatCAGGCGAAAAAGGAGAAACTTCAGCAAGCAGGCGACAGAAATTTTGAACGAGTATTTCTACTCGCACCTCAGCAACCCGTATCCCAGTGAGGAGGCTAAAGAGGAGCTGGCTAAGAAATGCAGCATCACAGTTTCCCAGGTGGGTAATGTTCATCTAACAGTACCTGGTGGGTACACGAGGGCTCTTTAGTATAGGTCACACCGCCAAAACCCAATGTCCTTAGCTAACCTTGACATTGTGGCTGCCTAATGAGGCTTCAGTCAACACCGGTCCCAGTCAGTCAGAGCGGGGccacagggacaggaggaggtgtACGTACATCATTTTGGCCTCAATCAAAAGCACCACGCTGTCCTTCCTTGTGGTCCCCTGCCATTTTGCCAGCACATTCCCATCCACCATGTGTCCTCTCCCAGTTGCACCTAGGTCATCAGCTGGAGAGACAAATGGCGTCATCCattactgcaaaaaaaaacaaccaaaaaacccCCAACTAGTTAAAACTCGGTGCTTCAGAAAGACAGGGTGATAGTTCTGCTCATTGAGAGAACCAACCGTCACACTTATGATATAGAAAAGACGCTTTTCTGGGTAAACTGAAGGCAATATCTCTCACACCTAACCCCCACATCTCTGTTGTCTGCTATCACTGTGACTAGATGGTTTCTGATACTCTATTGTTCTATGGCTGTCCTCTTGAGACACCACATGAATCTATACAATAATCTacagtgtttttttcttctgtgcGGGGAGGGGGTGTGGAGGGGTGTAGTCATGCAGAGTCAGATACTGTAAAAGCCCATTCTTTTTTGCCTTCAGGGGGTGGGAAGCACCATCACAGTATCACAGGTATGTCATGACTTCTCCTGATCCACTGTCTTCCATTGTTTTTGTATGTAATATTAAGCCTCACAGTGATGTGATTCCACTACACAGACCCTCCCTCCCTTACACTGCTGGATGGATCACAACACTAATGCTATGATGAGTTGCagtgttatatatatatatttacatgtatatatattaaaaagaaaaaaaaaacagatgagaAGTGTACCCGTCAACATTTACATCCCACCCCTGAGTTACACAGCAGATACTTATAATTCATATTTGTAAATTACACCCATGTCACCATATTATGTGTGTACAAATGTGTTATGAACTTTTGACTATTGTTTACcacattatatatattatatatatatatatattctgttTGCTAGAGTGCCTTGAATGTCTGCTTTTGCCTCATGATTAAAACAGGTTCTCTACACTGACTCTCATGGGAACAAATCAGGCCGCACAGAAATTAGAgggcttttaaaaatgcacttgAGCTCATCTCAGGCTCCATTAGTGGCAGGCTTCTTGACACACAGAGGTCGCAGTAGACATTCTTATTGACTTATTCTTGGTGATTTAGTCTGTTTTAAGTGAATAACCAAGTCAGGGGCTTGGCAGACAGCTAAGTGCATGGTAAGTTTGTTATCTGTCACCGTGTCTCGGGACTTTCTGAGGCCTCGGCCAAGTCATTTTTCACGAAGCCCGAAACTTTTTTCCGCAGACTCAGTTGAGAGCGCGCCCACAGTTCATTAAGTTAAAAACATCCCTTGTAAATAGGACACCAATATCAGGCTGCTGCACCATTTATTGCATGGCTGCTGATGAAATGCAATGCTGGATTAGAGAAAAGTCATCTAAAATGAAATCAATGCAGGGTTGgagtgcatttatttatttatttgggagTAAAATGCCTGAAAAGACTAAAGAAAGAAGCACATAAAACTATAACCACCCTCCACTGAAGATAACGATTTGCTTTATCAAAACTGCGtagtgttatttttattttatgacGGTGACGGCACAGGGATGttgaaaatgaaatttaaaatggGATTTTACCAGACGTTACCAAGGCGATGAGAGCACGGTAGAAAGTCCTGTGCAGGACTCCGGGGTTCTATAATCTCTGTGATTTTAAACCACCGTTTCCATTTGTCAATCGCAGATCACAGTGAAACCAGAGTCTCTGATTTGAAGCCTCATTCATTATTAGCGTAGCATGTATATTTAATGGCATCACCTATCTGTGTTCAAGGTTTAGGCCGCTCTAACCTCAGACTCAGAACGATGGTAGACGAAGGGCTGCCTCGTTTTGACCAGAAATAGGGTGAAATAGTTTAAATTATTAACCACAACTCCCAGGGCCTCTCCAGTGGGCAGCACTGAAGGCAATGGGTCTGCACGGTCATTATACAACGGGCGCCTTTGAGGCTGCCGGTGTCAGGTAATTCAATCTCACAACCTGGTTCTCACCGCACATAGGAGTCAATTGAATGCATGGCCTGCCACAAGATAAAAGGGAATTAGTTCTGTAACATGGTTTGCGCTCTGCCCACCAGCGTAGTGTATTTGTTCAATATTTATGTGAACCCGGAGAATCCCTAATGCCAGAGTTCACTGAGCCGGAGACGTCCAGCGGCTGGGATGGGAGGATTTGGTACCAGCGGCGTGTCCGAGCCTCAAACGTTGCACAGCGGCGCGGTGCAATTAATACAGAGAGTTCATCGTAAAGATTAAATAGATTAAAATCGACGCGTTCGCCGTTGCTAACTTAGGAAGCGGTCGCATTTGAACCCGGAACCCAACGATCCGCGCGCTTTGCTGCCATATTGGTGTCGCTTAATGGCACAAATATGTCTTTGTGGGCAAACAGACTCCAGCTGGCACttcaataaatgtagccgggtAAATACACTGCATGCCTGGACATTTTGTCTGATTAAACAAGCTGATGAGGTTTAGAAAACATTTGCTGCAGTTTTTCTGGGGGGGTTGGCCACTCTCCGAGCGCTCCCAACCTGCCAGAATATTGCATCGTCTTTGGTGTAAGCAGGTTAAGTAAAAAGGATGATGGCCTGGGCTTTCATTGCTTCCAATTAAACCTAGCTTGTTAGTTTAACCTCTAGGTAAACCCATCAAACAATTGATGTCAAGAAAGCCCTGCCAACAGTGGTCCTCACCTGAATGGTCATTAATTTTAATTGCCTAGATATTAAAGATTTAGAGGTGCAGAGACGTGCAGGATAGGAGCGATCTGATGTCCCGCAAATGCAGTCGGTTTTTACATCGCAGAAACGATG is part of the Takifugu rubripes chromosome 21, fTakRub1.2, whole genome shotgun sequence genome and encodes:
- the pbx3b gene encoding pre-B-cell leukemia transcription factor 3b isoform X8: MSFSICVAQCTDSLASTMDDQARIMQSIGGVSLAGHSVQGGMTLPPPHGHDGTDGDGRKQDIGDILHQIMTITDQSLDEAQAKNRKHGLNCHRMKPALFSVLCEIKEKTGLSIRGAQEEDPPDPQLMRLDNMLLAEGVAGPEKGGGSAAAAAAAVASGGTADNSIEHSDYRAKLTQIRQIYHTELEKYEQACNEFTTHVMNLLREQSRTRPISPKEIERMVGIIHRKFSSIQMQLKQSTCEAVMILRSRFLDARRKRRNFSKQATEILNEYFYSHLSNPYPSEEAKEELAKKCSITVSQGVGSTITVSQVSNWFGNKRIRYKKNIGKFQEEANLYAAKTAVNAAQAAAVAAQNSQANSPTTPNSGGYHAPCYQSDGRIQ
- the pbx3b gene encoding pre-B-cell leukemia transcription factor 3b isoform X9; the encoded protein is MSFSICVAQCTDSLASTMDDQARIMQSIGGVSLAGHSVQGGMTLPPPHGHDGTDGDGRKQDIGDILHQIMTITDQSLDEAQAKKHGLNCHRMKPALFSVLCEIKEKTGLSIRGAQEEDPPDPQLMRLDNMLLAEGVAGPEKGGGSAAAAAAAVASGGTADNSIEHSDYRAKLTQIRQIYHTELEKYEQACNEFTTHVMNLLREQSRTRPISPKEIERMVGIIHRKFSSIQMQLKQSTCEAVMILRSRFLDARRKRRNFSKQATEILNEYFYSHLSNPYPSEEAKEELAKKCSITVSQVSNWFGNKRIRYKKNIGKFQEEANLYAAKTAVNAAQAAAVAAQNSQANSPTTPNSGGYHAPCYQSDGRIQ